The DNA sequence GATGCTATAACTATAGATAACTTAAATAGAAATGCTCCATTTACCCACCCCTAAATCCCATCCCAAGAGGGGACTTCTCCAATTCCCCTCTTGAGAGGGGTTTGGGGTGTGTTCATGGCATAACGAAAAACTTTGAATCTCCTATACATTACATGAGATTGTAAATCAGGATATACCATAATTCTGATGAATTTATCTATACATAAATGACTTTCTCAATATTTCAGCTAAAATACAATTTATTTGATACTATCCCTTCTTCAACCTTTTCTTTTATAGTACCTGCAAATAAGTACATTACTGTCGAGAAGCATATAACTCCTTTTGTAAAAGTAAAACCTGTTGTAGTTATACTACTGATCCATAGAGACCACACAAAGGCCATTATTCCTACTACGATTCCGACCTGGTTATGCTTTACAATCACCATTTTCCTTGTTTTGATAAAAAGGAAATATAATACATAAGAAAGCCAAATCATTCCCAATATTCCAAATGAAAGCAGCCATGTTAGGATACCGCTATCATTTGTTTGTAATATTGAGGCTCTCTCTGGCTTTTTTAAAGTTCTAAAATCAAATAATTTCGGAGCATCATCAGCGTGAACAAATCCTGGTCCAATAATTAAATGCTGCTTTATTATATCCATTCGCTTTTTGTTTTCTTCAAATCTGTACGCAAAATTACCGGTGTAGTTTCCTACTTCATCTGAAATTGATGTTATTCTATTTTTGACTGTTAAAATCGTCCTATTACTAAACAGGATAATAGTAAATAAAAATACTGCAATAAAAAGCAGCAAAGTTATATGTTTAACCGATTGTATACCATGAACTACCAACAGGGGTAAAGCAAGAATTAATGCAAGACATATCCAATATGATCTGGTAAAAGATAAAAGGATAGCAAAACCTGTCAAAAATGATATTGTTAATAAAATCCAACTTTCAAATACTTTATCACGAAAAAATAACATCCAGAATGCAAGAGAAAATGAGGCTAACACATAAATGTCCGAAGGTAAATAGACCCTCATAACAGAGGCGTTTCCGATTTCTTGATCAATAATTCTCGTATATCCCAGAAAACGATAGTTCCCAAAAATATTTTGTAAAATAACAAGGATGGACTGAATGACCGCGATAATAAAGATAAACCGTAAAATTCTTTGTCTATCGTGATCAGTATCAAATAATTTCAACACAAAAAGTCCCGTAAAAAAACATAAGTAGTTTCGTCCACTTTTGAAACAATTTATAAATGGCAATTGAAATCTTATCGATGTGAAGATTATTTGAAAAATTGTCGCGAATAAAATAAAAATGAATATCTTTGTTACTATCTCATTATTCTTATTATTCTCTACACTAT is a window from the Candidatus Jettenia sp. genome containing:
- a CDS encoding O-antigen ligase family protein; translation: MLSITKSRNIVIAGLIACVASGIFLRNVYLALSIGAGFLYIGLVFKKPIYHVYFLLLTSVRFLGYIDPEEFVRIPNAFKLIDVLLVISFLLYFIKHPDSVENNKNNEIVTKIFIFILFATIFQIIFTSIRFQLPFINCFKSGRNYLCFFTGLFVLKLFDTDHDRQRILRFIFIIAVIQSILVILQNIFGNYRFLGYTRIIDQEIGNASVMRVYLPSDIYVLASFSLAFWMLFFRDKVFESWILLTISFLTGFAILLSFTRSYWICLALILALPLLVVHGIQSVKHITLLLFIAVFLFTIILFSNRTILTVKNRITSISDEVGNYTGNFAYRFEENKKRMDIIKQHLIIGPGFVHADDAPKLFDFRTLKKPERASILQTNDSGILTWLLSFGILGMIWLSYVLYFLFIKTRKMVIVKHNQVGIVVGIMAFVWSLWISSITTTGFTFTKGVICFSTVMYLFAGTIKEKVEEGIVSNKLYFS